The Humulus lupulus chromosome 4, drHumLupu1.1, whole genome shotgun sequence genome has a window encoding:
- the LOC133830685 gene encoding uncharacterized protein LOC133830685, translating into MIKKFGTSQLRGLFWAAAETTNFNTFKRIMDMIKEFNLEAHEWLSNIEFNHWTLSKFDTRAKVEHITNNFVESFNDWIEEHRYKPPVDLLEGLRMQQSAMMYARKKTVERWEHKLTPKVHQKVHELLKKGRRAHVTRVGEEEFQVDYDKKSCIVRLNEWYCICGQWQVRGIPCIHAAACISKIRGNIEDYFSPYFTTEMWRNTFQGVIHPIADESMWPEFDDEELLPPVIKVQPGRPKKHRRRRVPGEERPLPSMIENQPQRHVSSTKKCKNCHEFGHNKRTCKNPSIISQNQPPEGSAQAQVPLEGSSQAQVPPPIGRDRGKTSARGKKDAPTTKSKGRDRGRGSSWELRCISWGDALV; encoded by the exons ATGATAAAAAAGTTTGGAACATCACAACTAAGGGGTCTGTTTTGGGCAGCAGCTGAGACAACGAATTTCAACACTTTCAAGCGCATTATGGACATGATAAAAGAATTCAACTTAGAGGCACATGAGTGGTTATCAAATATTGAGTTCAATCATTGGACTTTGAGCAAGTTTGACACTAGAGCGAAGGTAGAACACATTACCAACAATTTCGTTGAGTCATTCAATGATTGGATAGAGGAGCATCGTTACAAGCCTCCAGTGGATCTGTTGGAAGGGCTAAGAATGCAACAATCAGCCATGATGTATGCTAGGAAAAAGACTGTAGAAAGATGGGAGCACAAGCTCACTCCAAAGGTCCATCAAAAGGTACACGAACTACTCAAGAAAGGTCGACGAGCACACGTAACAAGGGTTGGTGAAGAAGAATTTCAGGTTGATTATGACAAGAAAAGTTGTATTGTAAGATTAAATGAATGGTACTGCATTTGTGGGCAATGGCAGGTCAGAGGAATACCATGCATACACGCAGCTGCTTGTATAAGCAAAATTAGGGGCAACATAGAAGATTATTTCTCACCATACTTCACCACTGAAATGTGGAGGAATACTTTCCAGGGTGTAATTCATCCCATAGCTGATGAATCTATGTGGCCTGAGTTTGATGATGAAGAACTATTGCCTCCTGTCATAAAGGTGCAACCAGGAAGACCTAAAAAACATCGTAGAAGAAGAGTTCCTGGAGAGGAGAGACCATTGCCATCAATGATAGAAAACCAGCCACAGAGACATGTTTCTAGCACCAAAAAGTGTAAGAATTGTCATGAGTTTGGGCATAACAAGAGGACTTGCAAGAATCCGAGCATCATATCACAAAATCAACCACCTGAAGGCTCTGCTCAAGCACAAGTACCACTTGAAGGCTCATCTCAAGCACAAGTACCACCACCAATAGGCAGGGACCGTGGAAAGACAAGTGCTCGAGGCAAAAAAGATGCACCAACAACAAAAAGCAAAGGCAGAGATCGAGGTCGAG GTTCAAGTTGGGAGCTTAGATGCATCTCCTGGGGAGATGCACTTGTCTAG